In one window of Leptospira sp. WS92.C1 DNA:
- a CDS encoding PP2C family protein-serine/threonine phosphatase, which produces MLPDTIQTKEDTLRRFNKELMSLAKNPIIDSGDLDPALNVLTESISRALDCERCSIWFYSEAKISIQCLDLFILSENSHNSGMELFQNDFPHYFEVLREQRLIIADEAVADDATKEFARNYLIPLNIVSMLDAPILMDGKLIGIICNEQVGNTRVWTLEEQTFVGSIADMLPRIFQAVERKKAQEELKKANERLEHTVRARTKIILSQKEELEHQIKMAKKIQEALLPVTLPKSKYLDLQFLYTPMMELGGDFVDFLYDEKDSTLGFFICDVSGHGVSAALLASMVKMSYFNWRSFLQNPEYGMTQIYDSLRGKFAGHFITAILGTLNVKTGEGQMTNAGHCPPVLLRPGKKPQVFHQTGALLTDLIPLKLETISFHLDPGDRLVLYTDGIVETFNSKKEMFSEERLLSILDSSRAESLQGLCQKVFLEVNHFIKETQGHEGLSDDLTILALERKSENS; this is translated from the coding sequence ATGTTACCAGATACAATTCAAACCAAGGAGGACACCCTCCGTCGCTTTAACAAGGAATTGATGTCCTTGGCGAAAAACCCGATCATCGACAGCGGAGATTTGGATCCCGCGTTAAACGTTTTGACCGAATCTATTTCGAGAGCTTTGGACTGCGAGCGATGCAGCATCTGGTTTTATAGCGAGGCCAAAATATCGATCCAATGTCTGGATCTTTTTATTCTCTCCGAAAATTCGCATAATTCCGGGATGGAACTTTTTCAAAACGACTTTCCTCATTATTTCGAAGTTCTTCGAGAACAAAGACTGATCATCGCGGACGAAGCCGTTGCAGATGATGCGACAAAGGAGTTTGCACGAAATTATCTGATTCCGCTCAACATCGTTTCCATGTTAGACGCTCCGATCCTGATGGACGGAAAGCTGATCGGAATTATCTGTAACGAACAAGTCGGCAACACAAGGGTCTGGACCTTGGAAGAACAAACGTTTGTGGGTTCGATCGCGGATATGCTGCCGAGAATCTTTCAAGCGGTTGAAAGAAAAAAGGCGCAGGAAGAATTAAAAAAAGCGAATGAACGCCTGGAGCATACGGTTCGTGCCAGAACCAAAATTATCCTGAGTCAAAAGGAAGAACTCGAACATCAGATCAAGATGGCCAAAAAAATCCAGGAGGCTTTGTTGCCGGTTACTCTTCCTAAATCGAAATATTTGGATCTTCAGTTTCTTTATACTCCGATGATGGAACTCGGCGGAGACTTTGTGGATTTTTTATACGACGAAAAGGATTCCACTCTCGGTTTTTTTATCTGCGACGTTTCGGGTCACGGTGTCTCCGCGGCCTTACTCGCGTCTATGGTGAAAATGTCATACTTCAATTGGAGATCTTTTCTTCAAAATCCGGAATACGGTATGACCCAGATTTACGATTCGCTTCGAGGGAAATTTGCGGGTCATTTTATCACCGCGATTCTCGGTACCTTAAACGTAAAAACAGGGGAAGGGCAGATGACAAACGCGGGTCACTGTCCGCCGGTTTTGTTACGTCCCGGAAAAAAACCGCAAGTGTTTCATCAAACCGGCGCTCTTCTGACCGATTTGATTCCCTTAAAATTGGAAACGATTTCCTTTCACCTGGATCCGGGAGATCGTTTGGTTCTTTATACGGACGGAATCGTAGAAACTTTCAATTCAAAAAAGGAAATGTTTTCCGAAGAAAGGCTGCTCTCCATTTTGGATTCTTCCAGGGCGGAGTCTTTACAAGGTCTTTGTCAAAAGGTATTTTTGGAAGTGAATCATTTTATCAAGGAAACCCAAGGTCACGAAGGACTTTCCGACGATCTAACGATTTTGGCTCTCGAGCGAAAATCTGAAAATTCTTAA
- a CDS encoding SH3 domain-containing protein, with the protein MQRNHSDLKNKSILIFIAIILFSFLFDPVLAQEKRSPRYVLTSDGKLNVREKPKDGKVLFQVEKGEIVFVNEESQWEEWPAITTKSGAKGYAAAEFLGKKSIEELRDAKLFGSLDTDIDGSSFRTLAIRIKNQWVSANDHSAEASYLEKQTIQTKEKAIAYKHAGVIGEFSPEKRGNAGCQGFRVLRGNLPTIGEINTLEDSVFGIFGSKISDKVKSDRYKPIEKISKLLDSSVSEIFKKKHPRQTELKFLKQGDFYKIHSPAKQYIFIRYAIKMNMEVEEKSYYAALYEFKEGELGKKTFEKFDVLSQDQEIYGGQYHFINAFDLDENGTPILIIHHSGYDGYIHEFYRIKNDKMESMFSTGGDAC; encoded by the coding sequence ATGCAAAGAAATCATTCCGACCTAAAAAACAAATCGATCCTGATTTTCATCGCAATCATTTTGTTTTCTTTTCTTTTTGATCCCGTCCTCGCACAGGAAAAACGTTCTCCGAGATACGTTCTTACGAGCGATGGAAAACTAAACGTAAGGGAAAAACCCAAGGACGGAAAGGTTTTATTCCAGGTTGAAAAGGGAGAAATTGTTTTTGTAAACGAGGAATCTCAATGGGAAGAATGGCCTGCGATCACGACAAAGTCCGGAGCGAAAGGATACGCAGCCGCCGAGTTCCTGGGAAAAAAATCGATCGAAGAACTGCGGGACGCAAAACTTTTCGGATCGTTAGATACGGATATTGACGGCTCTTCATTTCGCACCTTGGCGATTCGGATCAAAAACCAGTGGGTATCTGCAAATGATCATTCCGCGGAGGCGTCCTATCTGGAAAAACAAACGATTCAGACAAAAGAAAAAGCCATCGCTTACAAACATGCAGGCGTAATCGGAGAATTTTCTCCTGAGAAAAGAGGAAACGCCGGTTGTCAGGGATTTCGCGTTCTAAGAGGAAACCTACCCACCATTGGCGAAATCAATACTTTAGAAGATTCAGTTTTTGGAATATTCGGTTCCAAGATTTCCGATAAGGTAAAATCGGATCGTTACAAGCCGATCGAAAAAATATCCAAACTTCTGGATTCCTCAGTAAGCGAAATCTTTAAGAAAAAACATCCCAGACAAACCGAACTAAAATTTTTAAAACAAGGCGACTTCTATAAGATCCATTCTCCCGCAAAACAATATATTTTTATACGATATGCGATCAAGATGAATATGGAAGTAGAGGAAAAATCCTATTACGCCGCTCTTTACGAATTCAAAGAAGGCGAATTGGGGAAAAAAACATTCGAAAAATTTGATGTTCTTAGTCAAGATCAGGAGATTTACGGAGGCCAATATCATTTTATAAATGCGTTCGATCTGGATGAAAATGGAACTCCCATTCTGATCATACATCACAGCGGATACGACGGTTATATACACGAATTCTACCGGATCAAAAACGATAAAATGGAATCTATGTTTTCAACCGGAGGAGACGCGTGTTAG
- a CDS encoding SDR family oxidoreductase encodes MKEIDRSKPVLVTGGAGYIASWVIQYLLEEGISVRATVRSKTDSKKISHLQKLSDRFPGKLELFEADLLKEGSFQNAIQDRGGVELIIHTASPFFIDGVKNAQKELVDPALQGTTNVLNSANKSPSVKRIVLTSSVAAVFGDNVDSESVPGRLMTEEHWNTTSSLTHQPYPYSKTVAEREAWKIAQSQNQWDLLTINPSFVMGPSLSERADGTSVNFMQSMVNGKFASGVPDMMIGFVDVRDVARAHVLAGFTPNAKGRHIVSAETLTFLDAAKVIREKYGKRFPTPKSALPKFLTYLIGPFFGLSWPYISRNVGVSFQLDNSYSKKDLGLSYRPISETFVEHIQQLISAKMVPEKKV; translated from the coding sequence ATGAAAGAAATTGATCGTTCGAAACCCGTTCTTGTCACAGGGGGCGCGGGTTATATCGCGTCTTGGGTAATTCAGTATTTACTGGAGGAGGGCATTTCCGTCCGCGCCACCGTTCGAAGCAAAACGGATTCTAAAAAAATCTCACATTTACAAAAACTTTCCGATCGTTTTCCGGGAAAACTCGAACTTTTTGAAGCGGATCTCCTGAAGGAAGGCTCCTTCCAAAACGCGATTCAGGATCGCGGCGGAGTGGAGTTGATCATCCATACCGCGTCCCCGTTTTTTATAGACGGCGTTAAGAACGCGCAGAAAGAGCTGGTGGATCCCGCTTTGCAAGGAACCACTAACGTGTTAAATTCCGCAAACAAAAGCCCTTCTGTGAAACGAATCGTTCTGACTTCTAGCGTAGCCGCAGTGTTTGGGGATAACGTTGATTCCGAATCCGTTCCGGGTCGTTTGATGACGGAAGAACACTGGAATACGACGAGTAGTCTGACACACCAGCCGTATCCTTATTCTAAAACAGTGGCGGAAAGAGAAGCATGGAAAATTGCGCAGTCTCAAAACCAGTGGGATTTACTGACGATCAATCCCTCTTTTGTCATGGGACCCTCCCTTTCGGAAAGAGCGGACGGCACCAGCGTGAACTTTATGCAATCGATGGTAAACGGTAAGTTCGCCTCCGGAGTCCCGGATATGATGATCGGTTTTGTGGATGTGAGAGACGTGGCGCGAGCCCACGTTTTAGCGGGTTTTACTCCAAATGCAAAAGGTCGTCATATCGTTTCTGCGGAGACCCTGACTTTTCTGGACGCGGCAAAGGTGATTCGCGAAAAATACGGAAAACGTTTTCCGACTCCTAAGAGCGCTCTCCCCAAGTTTTTAACGTATCTTATCGGTCCTTTTTTCGGATTGTCCTGGCCTTATATTTCGCGTAACGTGGGAGTTTCTTTTCAGCTCGATAATTCCTACAGCAAAAAAGATTTGGGACTGAGCTACAGACCGATTTCCGAAACCTTTGTGGAACATATCCAACAATTGATCTCCGCAAAGATGGTTCCCGAAAAAAAAGTTTAA
- a CDS encoding RNA polymerase sigma factor, giving the protein MMTESEFTEIVGSTRDVVLSAIEKNLAERFSYAIDDVAQETYFRAYKALKKDQFRKESKLSTWLYAIARNESLRMNDKLRREEERAEKFARSKKEEDFITVNSTVNGNLRDSETNHQEVIGMLRSILVKIPEKYRRVLEFYLAGYSEKQIAETMGVKPGTVKSRAARGKEMMKRVGRMEKFYEE; this is encoded by the coding sequence ATGATGACTGAATCCGAGTTTACAGAAATTGTCGGTTCCACTCGGGACGTTGTCCTCTCTGCGATTGAAAAGAACCTCGCAGAGAGGTTTTCTTACGCGATAGACGACGTAGCCCAGGAAACTTATTTTCGCGCGTATAAGGCTCTCAAAAAAGATCAGTTCCGAAAAGAATCCAAACTGAGCACTTGGCTTTATGCGATTGCAAGAAACGAATCGCTTCGTATGAACGATAAACTTCGAAGAGAAGAGGAACGTGCAGAGAAGTTTGCACGTTCTAAAAAAGAAGAAGACTTTATCACGGTAAATTCTACCGTGAATGGAAATTTGAGAGATTCCGAAACGAATCACCAGGAAGTGATCGGAATGCTTCGTTCGATTCTGGTCAAGATTCCAGAAAAATACAGAAGGGTTTTGGAATTCTATCTTGCAGGATATTCCGAAAAACAGATTGCCGAAACGATGGGTGTAAAACCCGGTACGGTAAAGTCCAGGGCCGCCAGAGGAAAAGAGATGATGAAACGAGTCGGAAGAATGGAGAAATTTTATGAAGAATAA
- a CDS encoding FAD-dependent oxidoreductase: MKQFILLLFLFVSGSFANPTTVNDVTQINPIQVDRVVAPATLEEIQFLVRNHQGPISIGGGRFSMGGQIATENALFIDTREFHKILFFDPKQKVITVESGITWRALQEFIDPYGLSVQIKQTYSNFTVGGSLSVNAHGRYVGYGPMILSVRSIRVVLADGKSVVASPTQNQEIFYGCIGGYGGIGIIVDATLELTDNKKIKRIVKKLPITEYKKFFFDNIRNHSKAQFHNGDIYPPEYTNVNAVTWEETDEPVTVEDKIVPVKESYWLENLIYFWLTELPYGKELREAVLDPLYYRKDRIVWRNYEASYDVQELEPPTRKISTYVLQEYFVPVDRFDDFYPLMRAILQKHDVNVMNISIRHAKPDPGSMLAWARKEEFSFVIYYKQRVYESAKKEVGIWTRELIDAVTSVGGAYYLPYQLHATVTQFHKAYPNADRFFALKRKLDPTYKFRNKLWDKYYFHKERDQKIRIELDLMKDYVRNEDQTFLTLPEWYIVFSSDEYAKFLNHSAPSAFPYFKSIAQFWKIYGRVFAKTWDSYEFNWGYHLMINVIGISYSSELLFKAVYENTIGRVTEWFAVGPVSSPDRKVEGFMQKVAQDYTDFVRLRPWYEYSFYGKFKEFWGIQDGENTSWVRRMERRIFFSTELLVKAVYGKLIGMGTETVYAPESFTVKAWVVQSGESKIISIPRYEAFTQTVPKLVQNKISFLEIAGNRQILLTLIVPADETLLDSKNILYQWPILTEPNRKRVAVIVPMQELHLLLNLARDKGFTLDHIFDY, from the coding sequence ATGAAACAATTTATTCTACTTTTATTTTTATTCGTAAGCGGTTCGTTCGCGAATCCGACAACAGTCAATGATGTCACTCAGATCAATCCGATTCAAGTCGATCGTGTCGTTGCCCCTGCGACTTTGGAGGAAATACAATTCCTCGTTCGAAATCATCAAGGTCCGATTTCCATCGGTGGAGGAAGGTTTTCCATGGGCGGGCAGATCGCGACGGAAAACGCGCTTTTTATCGATACGAGAGAATTTCATAAAATTCTATTTTTTGATCCGAAACAAAAAGTGATCACGGTCGAATCTGGAATCACTTGGAGGGCTCTGCAGGAATTTATTGATCCTTACGGACTTTCTGTTCAGATCAAACAAACATATTCCAATTTTACGGTCGGCGGATCGTTGAGCGTAAACGCTCACGGCAGATATGTCGGATACGGACCGATGATTCTTTCCGTTCGTTCGATCCGAGTCGTGTTGGCGGATGGAAAGTCGGTCGTTGCAAGTCCTACGCAGAATCAGGAAATTTTTTACGGATGTATCGGAGGTTACGGCGGAATCGGGATCATCGTGGATGCGACTCTCGAACTTACCGATAACAAAAAGATCAAAAGGATCGTAAAAAAACTTCCGATTACCGAATATAAAAAATTCTTTTTTGATAATATTAGAAATCATTCCAAAGCCCAATTTCATAACGGTGATATCTATCCACCCGAATATACCAACGTAAACGCGGTGACATGGGAGGAAACGGACGAGCCTGTTACCGTTGAGGACAAAATCGTTCCCGTTAAGGAAAGTTATTGGTTAGAAAATTTGATCTATTTCTGGCTTACCGAATTGCCGTATGGAAAGGAATTGAGAGAGGCGGTTTTGGATCCTTTGTATTATCGCAAGGATCGGATCGTTTGGAGAAATTACGAAGCCAGCTATGATGTGCAGGAATTGGAGCCCCCCACCCGAAAAATCAGCACTTATGTTCTTCAAGAATACTTTGTACCGGTGGATCGTTTCGATGATTTTTATCCGTTGATGCGCGCCATTCTCCAAAAACACGACGTGAACGTGATGAACATATCGATACGTCATGCGAAACCGGATCCGGGTTCGATGTTGGCGTGGGCGAGAAAGGAGGAGTTTTCGTTCGTAATTTATTACAAACAAAGGGTCTACGAAAGCGCGAAAAAGGAAGTGGGGATTTGGACTCGGGAATTGATCGATGCGGTTACTTCCGTGGGAGGAGCTTATTATCTTCCGTATCAGTTGCACGCTACGGTCACTCAGTTTCACAAAGCATATCCGAACGCGGATCGTTTTTTTGCGTTAAAACGAAAGTTGGATCCGACATATAAATTTCGAAATAAACTTTGGGATAAATATTACTTTCATAAAGAACGGGATCAAAAGATCCGAATCGAATTGGATTTGATGAAGGATTATGTTCGAAACGAAGATCAGACTTTTTTGACTCTTCCGGAATGGTATATCGTATTTAGTTCCGATGAATATGCGAAGTTTCTAAATCATTCGGCGCCGAGCGCGTTTCCTTATTTTAAAAGTATCGCGCAGTTTTGGAAAATATACGGAAGAGTGTTTGCGAAAACCTGGGATTCCTACGAATTCAATTGGGGATATCATCTGATGATCAATGTGATCGGAATCAGTTATTCCTCCGAACTTTTGTTCAAGGCTGTTTATGAAAATACCATAGGAAGAGTGACGGAATGGTTTGCTGTCGGTCCCGTATCGAGCCCCGATCGAAAGGTCGAAGGTTTTATGCAAAAGGTGGCTCAGGATTATACCGATTTTGTACGTCTTCGTCCTTGGTATGAATATTCCTTTTATGGAAAGTTCAAAGAGTTTTGGGGAATTCAAGACGGTGAAAACACGAGTTGGGTTCGAAGAATGGAAAGAAGGATTTTCTTTTCCACAGAGCTGCTCGTAAAGGCGGTTTATGGAAAGTTAATCGGTATGGGCACGGAAACCGTTTATGCACCTGAGAGCTTTACGGTCAAAGCATGGGTTGTTCAATCCGGAGAAAGTAAAATCATATCCATTCCGAGATACGAAGCGTTTACCCAAACGGTCCCGAAATTGGTTCAAAACAAAATCTCCTTTTTAGAGATTGCCGGAAATCGTCAGATTTTACTGACTCTGATTGTTCCTGCGGACGAAACTTTACTGGATTCGAAAAACATATTGTATCAATGGCCGATTCTTACGGAGCCAAATCGGAAACGGGTCGCGGTGATCGTTCCTATGCAAGAGTTACATCTTCTTTTAAACTTAGCGCGCGATAAGGGATTTACATTGGATCATATCTTCGATTATTAA
- a CDS encoding efflux RND transporter periplasmic adaptor subunit, producing MNWKEKAIAITSDKKVRIGFGIGIFVLFLWFLLKPKPVTSETARVTKGTYQQIVEEEGITRVREKFTIFSPVSGILKRLHKHAGESVKKGEVLAIIKWDFDKPVYSPIEGKVLKVIRESEGPIEMGSPLLEVGNTNQLEIAVEILTQEAVHLRPGNPVQIDGWGGERLAGYLKLVEPAAYTKISSLGVEEQRVRVIVDFTPPSTMGEGFQVRCKIISDEKKNQIIAPTSALFREGENWFVFKVLKNKAKKIKIKLEAKSGENALITDGLIEGDEVILYPGEGIKENVKIR from the coding sequence ATGAACTGGAAAGAGAAAGCAATCGCGATCACTTCGGATAAAAAAGTCAGAATTGGATTCGGAATCGGAATTTTCGTTTTGTTCCTTTGGTTTTTATTAAAACCGAAACCGGTTACTTCGGAAACTGCAAGAGTAACCAAGGGAACCTACCAACAAATCGTAGAAGAAGAAGGTATTACAAGAGTTCGTGAAAAATTCACCATTTTTTCTCCGGTCAGCGGAATATTAAAAAGACTTCATAAACATGCGGGAGAATCGGTCAAAAAAGGAGAGGTTCTTGCGATTATAAAATGGGATTTTGACAAACCCGTCTATTCGCCGATCGAAGGCAAAGTGCTCAAAGTAATCAGGGAAAGCGAAGGACCGATTGAAATGGGTTCCCCACTCTTAGAAGTAGGAAATACGAATCAATTGGAAATTGCAGTCGAAATTCTAACTCAGGAAGCGGTTCATCTTCGTCCTGGAAATCCGGTCCAAATCGACGGATGGGGAGGGGAAAGACTCGCAGGATATTTGAAATTGGTAGAGCCGGCCGCTTATACGAAAATTTCTTCTTTGGGTGTAGAAGAACAAAGAGTCAGAGTCATTGTGGACTTTACTCCTCCGTCAACGATGGGAGAAGGATTTCAAGTACGATGCAAGATCATAAGCGATGAAAAAAAGAATCAGATAATAGCCCCTACTTCCGCCTTATTCCGTGAAGGTGAAAATTGGTTCGTTTTTAAGGTCCTTAAAAATAAAGCGAAGAAAATAAAAATAAAACTTGAAGCAAAAAGTGGTGAAAACGCCCTGATAACGGATGGACTCATAGAGGGCGACGAAGTGATTCTTTATCCCGGTGAAGGGATAAAGGAAAATGTAAAAATACGTTGA
- a CDS encoding sensor histidine kinase — translation MELIQEALEDIGDKIRFVEFIPCPVLLSQIKDDQYQTLYLNRSFREMIGYEIKEISTIEEWFLQAYPDDNYRKEIKADWWAEIHHAKRSGKSNASLKAKIKTKYNGKKWLNIRSAEFGELSAVSFQDIDDLETLNSELTRTNSTKTQLLSILAHDLRTPLIQIISLISLFKNAEIGAADLYLHLSKLNIQTHLTIDLIDNTLNWVKANAKNIIVTKISFSPNGILHELIQLYNDYLKTKFIQIEMNLDEGIIIFGDREIFKVIIRNLFVNAIKFSKPGGKIILGAKKLPEKKYQISVSDAGIGMTPEELKRVFSKESFSSPGTFNETGAGLGIKLCRDFAKLTGAEFWLDSEKQKGTSVNLIFS, via the coding sequence ATGGAATTAATACAAGAAGCCTTAGAAGATATCGGAGATAAAATACGCTTTGTAGAATTTATCCCCTGCCCGGTTTTGCTTTCGCAGATCAAAGACGATCAATATCAGACATTGTATCTAAATCGCAGTTTTAGGGAAATGATCGGATACGAAATCAAAGAAATTTCTACGATCGAAGAATGGTTTTTACAAGCATATCCGGACGATAATTATAGAAAAGAAATCAAGGCAGACTGGTGGGCGGAAATCCATCATGCGAAAAGAAGCGGAAAATCAAACGCGTCTCTCAAGGCAAAAATCAAAACAAAATACAACGGAAAAAAATGGCTCAACATTCGTAGCGCCGAATTCGGAGAATTAAGCGCGGTTTCTTTTCAAGACATAGACGATCTGGAAACACTAAACTCCGAACTAACCCGCACAAACTCGACCAAAACTCAACTTTTATCCATTCTTGCTCACGATCTGAGAACTCCTTTGATCCAGATCATATCCTTAATTTCCTTATTTAAAAACGCAGAGATCGGTGCTGCGGATTTATATCTGCATCTTTCGAAGTTGAATATCCAAACACATCTAACCATAGATTTGATAGACAACACTCTCAATTGGGTAAAGGCGAACGCGAAAAACATCATCGTAACCAAGATTTCCTTTTCACCAAACGGTATCCTGCACGAATTGATCCAACTTTATAACGATTACTTAAAAACAAAATTCATTCAAATCGAAATGAATTTAGATGAGGGAATTATTATTTTCGGAGATAGGGAAATTTTCAAAGTGATCATCCGAAATCTTTTTGTAAATGCGATTAAATTCTCAAAACCCGGAGGCAAAATCATCCTTGGCGCCAAAAAATTGCCCGAAAAAAAATATCAAATTTCCGTTTCCGACGCAGGTATCGGAATGACACCGGAAGAATTGAAACGGGTATTTTCGAAAGAATCGTTTTCATCACCCGGAACTTTCAACGAAACCGGAGCAGGTCTCGGAATCAAACTTTGCAGAGATTTTGCCAAGTTGACCGGGGCCGAATTTTGGCTCGATAGTGAAAAACAAAAAGGAACATCGGTAAATCTGATTTTTTCCTAA
- a CDS encoding Spy/CpxP family protein refolding chaperone: MKGFFKVSGLILIAAVLFAGGCRYYKSPEKRAEYVVKKITSELDLNDSQKTELNRIKDEVLSKRKELKLEGPRIPAEVLAQFRQPTLDEKKINKPFELEMNKMTEMRSFMTKKAIEFHAILTPEQRNKLVDLITEFQQKHRHHDD; the protein is encoded by the coding sequence ATGAAAGGATTTTTTAAAGTTTCCGGTCTGATTTTGATAGCTGCGGTTTTATTTGCCGGAGGTTGTAGATATTACAAGTCTCCTGAAAAAAGAGCGGAGTATGTTGTAAAAAAGATCACTTCGGAATTGGATCTGAATGATTCACAAAAAACGGAGCTCAATCGTATCAAGGACGAGGTTCTGTCTAAGAGAAAGGAACTCAAACTAGAAGGACCGAGAATTCCCGCGGAAGTACTTGCGCAATTTCGTCAACCAACTTTGGATGAGAAAAAAATAAACAAACCGTTTGAATTAGAAATGAATAAAATGACGGAGATGAGAAGTTTTATGACAAAAAAAGCGATCGAGTTTCATGCGATTCTCACTCCCGAACAAAGAAATAAACTAGTGGATTTGATTACCGAGTTTCAACAGAAACATCGTCATCATGATGACTGA
- a CDS encoding response regulator: protein MKVVPHYSILLAEDDESNAELFIRHLERYNFDVDHVVDGIAAEIKLRKIRYDLILTDNQMPKQSGLSLLERIPETNRLTPIIFLTVSNEKETIIQAAHNKRLVAYLLKPIDTQILVEKICQGLGIRVETLIDKKAYPFEILPFTNSTYGAGVGVELKGCPYGKSIEKLVQEISFFLKELPSLRSIMIKVNPEFYYYKNGGQLLSSLRDRLAIKYEIKKEDILIVNEN from the coding sequence ATGAAAGTTGTACCCCACTATTCCATATTACTTGCCGAAGACGACGAAAGTAACGCGGAGCTTTTTATTCGACATTTGGAAAGATATAACTTCGATGTGGATCATGTCGTGGACGGAATTGCCGCGGAAATCAAACTGAGAAAAATACGTTATGACCTCATTTTAACCGATAACCAGATGCCGAAACAGAGCGGTCTTAGTCTTTTGGAGCGAATTCCCGAAACCAATCGTTTAACCCCGATCATTTTTTTAACGGTCAGCAACGAAAAAGAAACCATCATCCAAGCCGCTCATAACAAAAGACTGGTCGCCTATCTGTTAAAACCGATAGATACTCAGATTCTTGTAGAAAAAATCTGCCAAGGTTTAGGAATTCGAGTAGAAACCTTGATCGATAAAAAGGCGTATCCGTTTGAAATTCTACCTTTTACAAATTCCACATACGGTGCGGGCGTCGGTGTCGAGTTGAAGGGATGTCCTTACGGTAAAAGTATAGAAAAGTTGGTTCAGGAAATTTCTTTCTTTTTAAAAGAACTGCCTTCTCTACGGAGTATCATGATTAAAGTAAATCCCGAATTTTATTATTATAAAAACGGGGGGCAACTTCTTTCCAGTTTGAGGGATCGTTTGGCTATCAAATACGAAATCAAAAAAGAGGATATCTTAATCGTAAATGAAAATTAA